A window of Brachyhypopomus gauderio isolate BG-103 unplaced genomic scaffold, BGAUD_0.2 sc118, whole genome shotgun sequence genomic DNA:
AAGCTTGATTTTCCGGTATAATATTGCAGTGGGTTTTTAAATCAAAACTTCAGTGGAATGTTTTATCCTGTACACCAGACACTGCCGTTGCTGAGTGAAGACGTTGTTCCCTGTTCTGGAGTCATACAAACAGTAGTGATGGCTTCACACTGTTAAAACGTGCAGGGATTTTTTGCTGCTTGATTCGGTGGACTGCTAAAATGTCTCatttaaataatttgctgtgAGAGCTTATCATGTGTGTGGACTGATAATGGGTCCAGGATTTCTTTTAAAAACACTGTGATTCCTGCAGGTGTTAAGAGAACCACAGAaaggagggagcgagagagagaggaaaagacagagagagagagagagagagagagagagagaggagaggagggagagagagagagagagagagagacagagagagcaaagagcaacagtcagagagaggagagaaagatatacagtgagagagacacacagagagacaaagagacagacagacagacagacaggtacatTATGTCCACACTGGTTTAATCAGTGCCATTTACTCTATGGACGAAGActgggtgggggagaggggaggtctAATCCAAAGTTTGATGTTCCTCTGCTTATGCCAGAGGAGATGTACATGTGCACACTTACGGAACAATTATTACACGACTGTGAAACCCTCTTAACAGTGTTGGAGACTGGCACTTCGTCCATTCACTATTACAATCTCTATTTTCAGGGGGATCGACTGGATGGACGATTGTATTAAGCAGCATAAGAAGGTCTGCAAGAGACTTAGATTCAGCACTTGAATGTGTGGCCATTAATGGAATTATAGCAGTTTAAGAGGGAGGAATGAAGAGAATGGTTCAGAAAGAACGCTGCTTTTGATGTAAGACTTCATAAAGACAGCACAGTGCCTTTTGAAACACCGGTGACGAGGCTATAAACAAGGCTAAGATTTACATCCCTGCCACATCTCACTGTCCCACTCTACGTCCTCTTTCCCACACCCCTGcactccacccacatcccaacgctccacacacaccccctgcactccacccacatccccacgctccacacacacccctacactccacccacatccccacgctccacacacacccccacactcaagCCACTTCCTCACACTCTGCCCACttgcacacactccacccacacccctacaccccatccacatccccacactccacccacgctccacccacatccccacactccacacacacccccacccacatccctacgctccacacacacccccacccacatccccacactccacacacacccccacccacatcctcgcgctccacacacacccccacccacatccccacgctccacacacacccccacccacatccccacGCTCCACCCTCGTCCCCACGCTCCATTCTCTTTCCTTTGCTCTCTCAACAACTACACaaaaaaggacacacacacacactcaagcaagATTCCAAGAAAACATGGCAGAAAATGTCAGCTTCAAAGTGGACAGTAACCCAGTGTCCAATGTCTCCCTGCTTGGCCTGGGGGACCCTGTGTCTGAGTCCGTGGAGTACAAGGCCGTATCCGTTTTCCTGGTGCtcctggtgtgtggtgtgggaatCGTGGGAAACATCATGGTAGTCCTGGTGGTTCTCACCACACAACACATGCGAACACCCACCAACTGCTACCTGGTGAGCCTTGCCGTGGCCGACCTTACAGTGCTGGTGGCAGCCGGACTGCCCAACATCTCCGAGAGCCTGCTGGCCACCTGGGTGTACGGGAAGACGGGGTGCCTGGGCATCACCTACTTCCAATACCTGGGCATCAACGTCTCCTCCTGCTCCATAACAGCCTTTACAGTGGAGAGGTAACATGAGGCTCCATCACTGGCATGAGTCATTGACCATAGGCATAGatttgggggtgggggatgggcacttaatttttgcCTTAGACTAAAGTAAAACTAAACGCTTAAACGTATCAGAATTTCCCGGCGTATTTATTGCTGTTTGGAAAGACTTATGATGTAATTTTATGATGTCTTATTCAGGAAAAGGTTACATGTAGAGCTttaaacacacccacactgttTGGTTCAGCATCAGCACAGGTTTATCTAGGCACACATATCATCTGCACTATGCCCTTCTACTgaacaagaaacaaaaaaagCTGAATTTCAAAGACCTATAATGAACAGACAAACAGGCCGTCTTTGTTTATTGGACATAGAAAAATCAAGTATATAAAAGCCACTCATAAGATATAGAAACAGTGTGAAAATATAACATGTTGATAAATGGCAACACCAAATTTAAGATACAAAATGACCTAATTACCAAATATTCCATTATTTGTCTGTCACTTGTAAGTGAATTGCTCCTCTTGCCTGGTTCTCCCGCTCTTCTCAGATACATAGCCATCTGTCACCCGATGCGAGCCCAGACCATGTGCACGGTGTCCAGGGCCCAGCGCATCATCGCAGGGGTGTGGGCCTTCACCTGCGTATACTGTATGCTCTGGCTCTTCCTGGTGGACATCCAGGTGGACAAGGACGGACGCGTGCAGTGTGGCTACCGCGTCTCCCGTGACCTCTACCTCCCCATCTACCTCATCGACTTTGCCGTCTTCTACGTGCTGCCCCTGCTGCTGGCCATCGCTTTATACGCCCTCATCGCACgcatcctcttcctcagcccCCTGCCCAATCCGGCCGAGTCTGGTACAGTCAGCGCCACCACCCTCAGGAGAAGCTGCAGGGATCCGGCCGACGCCGGCAAGGGACGGCCCAAGAGTGCGCTGTCATCTCGgaagcaggtgtgtgagtgtgtgtctgtctcttcatGTCTTTTGAGATGGCAGTCCAATTAACATGGGCAGAATTGACCTCTATCTGTTGACTGCACCTGCTGAGTTTATCAGGTGGGGCCACAGATGTTCCTTCCTTCTGGGAGATTCCCTACTCCATGCAGAGATCATTAGGTGGGTTTTTTCCCCCTGTATTTGCCACCACAGTGAGGGCTCTCTAAAGGGCAAACACAGCCATCACTGTCATGGTGGGCCTGCAGCATCCTGTCTAAGCTTTCACCCGAGAAGAATGGAGCTGCCTATGGCATTTAGCTTTGTTAGATACCACCATGTATGAGAGGCTGGCTTTTGGTATTTTGCTGGGCCAAAAAATTACAGGTTTCCTTAAAAAATGCCAcatttttcatttgtaaatgatagATAAAGAGCAAGACTTTCCTTCCTCAGTAAACACATGGTTTATTTGTTTTGTGTGAGGTCTTTATTACTTCCCTGGCCTGCCTCTGTGGAACAGGATCATGGATGTGAGGTAGGATGTGAGGTTGAATACTCAGCCGCACTTCCAAGTCACCAGAATAGAATCCTGTGGCTAGAGTAGGGAGCAGAGAGGCCTGCACTGTAGGAGTTCAATGCTACACCTGTAAGAGTCGACTGCTACACCTGTAGGAGTCGACTGCTACACCTGTAGGAGTCGACTGCTACACCTGTAGGAGTCCACTGCTACACCTGTAGGAGTCCACTGCTACACCTGAGGGAGTCGACTGATACACCTGTAGGAGTCCACTGCTACACCTGTAGGAGTCCACTGCTACACCTGTAGGAGTCGACTGCTACACCTGAGGGAGTCCACTGATACACCTGTAGGAGTCCACTGCTACACCTGTAGGAGTCCACTGCTACACCTGTAGGAGTTCAATGCTACACCTGTAGGAGTTCAATGCTACACCTGTAGGAGTTCAATGCTACACCTGTAGGAGTCCACTGCTACACCTGTAGGAGTCCACTGCTACACCTGTAGGAGTCCACTGCTACACCTGTAGGAGTCCACTGCTACACCTGTAGGAGTCGACTGCTACATGTATTACTACACATCAGCCGCGGTTCTGCCTTAGTTTGGCTACCTCCTAGTTGCAGGGTCCCTGTGCCCTCCCTGTCACAGTCTCATATGCCTGGAAAATCTGTGCAGATCTGCTGTGGATTCCAGATAATTCCAGAAAATTCCTGCAGATAACCATCAGAACTCAGGAGAACTCCTGAAAAAAAACACAGGACTGTACCAATACTGAATACACAAGACTGTATCATGTGAATAGACaagcaacaaacacaaaaaaagtaGAATTACACAAGaggacacatacacagacaagaGGATGATGACCTCAATAAGATGAAAAAAAGATAATCTGCTTATTTCTACAAGTTACAGAAAAGTGACAAGGATAAAATGTGGTTAACaacttttatgttttttttacatttttttacactttttacattttcctCTGACTTCTCTGGATTCTACAAATTGGTGGTATTTTAGATATTTATGAGGATAGGCAGAGGTCACTATGGGGGAGGCAGGGACTGCTCTATATCTTAGTATCACTGGACAGGGCTCCTTAATCTCAACTTTAATAAATTCTTTTGCAGTTCTGTAAATGAGCATCTTTAACCAAGCTCCTTTAAACGAACTTCTTTAAATGATCTTTAAACGAGCTCCTTTTAAAAAGCTTCTTTAAACAAGCTCATATAAACGAgattattttgctttttttgcTCCTGGTTATCGTGAAGCAGCATATAATTACGGTCACCTGACAAAGATCCTAAAATAACTGACATCCTTTATGCAATAACTCTGTTAAACACAGACTATAAATTGCTCACTCACAGTTTTATAAATCTTCTAAAAAGGGAATTTCACAATATCGTATAATAGGTACAGAACATGCTGCAGTGGTGCAGACTGTTGGtgattgttttattttatttgacagGATTGAACagccttttgtttttgttgatcTGTATAATTTTGGGACTAAATCTGGAGAAACGATTGCTTCGTTTACCATGACGACAGGAGTTCTGCTTCTTTGTCGAGCTCTTTAAAGAAAAATCATGTTAGAATTTGTATTAACATAcatactgtgacgggcagggtgagcgaaacaaaatggaagcaatcacgccaagtctcaggcaaaatgtatggtttaatagaaaagtgcgcaaaccaaaaacccgtgacttgattgatccaaattaaggatataataaccagcggtcaactggtacaaaaacaagacatatataggcaaacaaacgaccctcaggtgagacggatcgcgggctccgcccacctgagggacaaacacaacaacgggacagctgccgctgtatacggaggcgaccagtagggggcccgccgtaccgtgacacataCACTGAAAGAATCTTAGTGAGGAGTCCTGCGGGATATCTGCTTCCTCCTCACACCTTTACGAGAGGAGTCCTGTGGAATATCTGCTTCCTCCTCACATCTTTACGAGAGTAGACCTGCGGGATGTCTGCTTCCTCCTCACATCTTTAAGAGAAGAGTCCTGTGGGATATCTGCTTCCTCCTCACACCTTTACGAGAGGAGTCCTGCGGGATATCTGCTTCCTCCTCACACCTTTACGAGAGGAGTCCTGCGGGATATCTGCTTCCTCCTCACACCTTTACGAGAGGAGTCCTGCAGGATATCTGCTTCCTCCTCACTCCTTTACGAGCTGAAGTGTGATGGCCTGAGTCTCTTAGAGTTCGTCTGTGAGTTTGTTCACCTCTAATTCCTGCTTATTTTTCCCCCtttgttttttattcttttgtGCTCAAAAAGGAAATTTGAATGTTTAGAATTCTTAGTGTATTGCATTTGATGCTATGTGCTGATAAAAGCTAACAAAAGTGTATTAACATCATGTGAATAGACAAGCAACAAACACAGTCAAGAGCATGATGACCtcaggaaaatgaaaaaaagataCTCTGCTTATTTCTACAAGTTACAGAAAAGGGACAAGGAGAAAAATGTGGTTAACAGcttgttttgatttttttcagaaatcatactttttacattttcctCTGACTTCTCTGGATTCTACAAATTGGTGGTATTTTAGATATTTATGAGAATAGGCAGGAC
This region includes:
- the trhr2 gene encoding thyrotropin releasing hormone receptor 2, with product MAENVSFKVDSNPVSNVSLLGLGDPVSESVEYKAVSVFLVLLVCGVGIVGNIMVVLVVLTTQHMRTPTNCYLVSLAVADLTVLVAAGLPNISESLLATWVYGKTGCLGITYFQYLGINVSSCSITAFTVERYIAICHPMRAQTMCTVSRAQRIIAGVWAFTCVYCMLWLFLVDIQVDKDGRVQCGYRVSRDLYLPIYLIDFAVFYVLPLLLAIALYALIARILFLSPLPNPAESGTVSATTLRRSCRDPADAGKGRPKSALSSRKQVTKMLAVVVVLFALLWMPYRTLVLINSFVSTPYLDAWFLLFCRTCIYANSAINPVVYNLMSQKFRSAFRGLYRCQQQSGHHRTLSVLQTGYSMARDPRATHTSNGTRSALVGGGLCTADQVHGTPTSLVEPKEATHVDNNTVTKSLLKEENLDLHAGNGRPHAADLDTKNKDDEHSKTDGKGLNEEINASGLENEILKQCTDTSTDAENGANATTDRAADVNVSSTEETVVASDGWRPTEGLTHSVV